AATCCTGGTAGTCGGGCCCGCTTTCTCTCAGGATTTCTATGGCTGAATTATAGTATTGCAAGCCTTGATCCATATCGCCATCCAGTTCGAAGAAGCGAGCTTGTACCCTTTGTAGAATGCCCTGAGCTTTGGGCCAGTCAGAAGCCTTACACAAAGTTGTCAGGCTATCAATCAATGCTTCGAGATTATTCTCTCGATCATTGATTTTATAGATAGCATAAGCCGCATAATTTCTGATGGAAACACTGTCTCGCTCCTGAGGATCTGCTATCTGGAGTTCTGCCTGAAATTTGCGGAACAGAGAATCTGCATTTTGCCCCTTTAGTTGGAGGCTGCCAGTGATTCCCAGAAGGATAATCAACAAATATGCTTTTCTAATACTCAAACCAGCTTGTATTTCAGCGCAAATTTAACGAGGCCGATGGAATTCCTTACATCCAGCTTTTTGAAAATATTATGTCGATGGGTTTCAACCGTCCCCAAACTGATAAATAGCTTTTCTGCAATCTCAGAAGAAGAATGCTCCTGAACAATCAATTTGATGATTTCAATCTCTCGCTTTGTCAGATGTTTGAGTTTATCTGCCTGATCCGCATCGGGATTTGCTGTAAGCAGAGATTTCATGACTTCCTGACTGAAATGCAACTGTCCCGCTGCTACTGTTCTTATTGCTTCTTCCAGCTCTTTTCGGTCTGCTTTCTTCATAACATAACCCGAAATCCCTGCTTTGAAGGCATCCTGAATCCGGTCGCCCTGGTCGTTTACAGTTAGCATCAGGATTTTCATATCCGGAAACTTCTCTTTCACCTGAAAACTCAATTCAATCCCACTGATATAGGGCATCGTCAGGTCTGTTATCAAAACGTCCACCTCCAGTAGTTCAAGCGCTTCCAGAACCTTTCGGCTGTCATTGATTGTTTTGATAACCTCTATTCCTTCCATCAGGTCAAAGAGCAATTCCAGGCTA
The nucleotide sequence above comes from Bacteroidia bacterium. Encoded proteins:
- a CDS encoding response regulator transcription factor, whose product is MSKPIRVLLVDDHQIILDSLELLFDLMEGIEVIKTINDSRKVLEALELLEVDVLITDLTMPYISGIELSFQVKEKFPDMKILMLTVNDQGDRIQDAFKAGISGYVMKKADRKELEEAIRTVAAGQLHFSQEVMKSLLTANPDADQADKLKHLTKREIEIIKLIVQEHSSSEIAEKLFISLGTVETHRHNIFKKLDVRNSIGLVKFALKYKLV